From Coffea arabica cultivar ET-39 chromosome 2e, Coffea Arabica ET-39 HiFi, whole genome shotgun sequence, the proteins below share one genomic window:
- the LOC113730350 gene encoding zinc finger CCCH domain-containing protein 29-like, whose product MCFGSKSKPCPSDMDMDGKFQAKRGGVVGQNCSKLLELSATDDLAGFISEVEEKGCDVNELSFWYGRTIGTKKMGFEERTPILIASMYGSTKVLKYIVQSGKVDVNRAYGSDGVTALHCAAAGGSDSSVESVKLLLDASADVNSLDAKGNRSGDLIVPFVKSLSNSKRKAMEMLLKGIASEAVDVGEEQGNARAQSKEGVEKKEYPIDVSLPDTNIGIYGSDEFRMYSFKVKPCSRAYSHDWTECPFVHPGENARRRDPRKYHYSCVPCPDFKKGTCAKGDACEYAHGVFESWLHPAQYRTRLCKDETGCSRKVCFFAHKPEELRPLYASTGSAMPSPKSVAVTSMDMATLSPLTLGSSSMLMPTTSTPPMSPSTACSSPLGTSMWQNKMNLTPPTLQLPGSRLKTALNARDLDLELELLGLESIRTQQQQRQQLIDEMAGLASPSHWNNNRIGDLKPTNLDDVFGSLDPSFLSHLQCLSPKVPASSSSQLQSPTGIQMRQNMNQLRGSYPANVSSSPARKSSTLGFDSSAAVAAAVMNSRSAAFAKRSQSFIDRGAGSQRAGLSSFSNSQNMMASKVSDWGSPDGKLDWGFNGDDINKLRKSASFGFRNGNAAAAAAATKGMSPSVDEPDVSWVNSLVKDVPSTNAGLYSSEQKHGGFNDILPSWIDQLYIEQEQMVA is encoded by the coding sequence ATGTGCTTTGGTTCAAAGAGTAAGCCTTGCCCCTCGGATATGGATATGGATGGTAAATTTCAAGCAAAGAGAGGAGGAGTTGTGGGTCAAAATTGCTCAAAGTTGCTTGAATTGTCTGCCACAGACGATCTTGCTGGCTTCATATCTGAAGTAGAAGAAAAGGGCTGTGATGTAAATGAGTTGAGCTTTTGGTATGGTAGAACAATTGGTACAAAGAAGATGGGTTTCGAGGAGAGAACCCCTATCTTGATTGCTTCGATGTATGGGAGCACCAAAGTTTTGAAGTATATTGTTCAAAGCGGCAAGGTTGATGTCAACAGAGCATATGGCTCGGATGGGGTGACTGCCCTTCACTGTGCAGCAGCTGGAGGCTCAGACTCATCAGTTGAGTCTGTCAAGCTGCTGCTTGATGCTTCTGCCGACGTTAATTCTCTTGATGCCAAAGGAAATAGGTCTGGTGATCTGATTGTTCCTTTCGTCAAGTCCTTGAGCAATTCAAAGAGGAAAGCCATGGAGATGCTGCTGAAAGGCATTGCTTCTGAGGCTGTTGATGTAGGGGAAGAGCAAGGAAACGCAAGAGCTCAATCAAAAGAAGGGGTTGAAAAGAAAGAGTATCCAATTGATGTATCCCTGCCAGATACAAACATCGGTATATATGGGTCTGATGAGTTCAGAATGTACAGTTTCAAGGTGAAGCCTTGCTCGAGGGCTTATTCTCATGACTGGACTGAGTGCCCTTTTGTCCATCCTGGTGAGAATGCTAGGAGGCGGGATCCCAGGAAGTACCACTATAGCTGTGTCCCTTGCCCCGACTTCAAGAAGGGAACATGCGCAAAGGGTGATGCCTGTGAATATGCTCATGGGGTTTTTGAATCCTGGCTTCACCCTGCCCAATACAGAACCAGGCTTTGCAAGGATGAGACTGGTTGCTCCAGAAAAGTTTGCTTCTTTGCTCACAAGCCTGAAGAATTGCGACCCTTGTATGCTTCCACTGGTTCAGCTATGCCTTCACCTAAATCTGTTGCAGTTACTTCAATGGACATGGCCACTTTGAGCCCGCTGACTCTAGGTTCATCCTCGATGCTGATGCCAACTACTTCGACACCGCCCATGTCACCTTCCACAGCATGTTCGTCTCCCTTGGGAACAAGCATGTGGCAGAACAAGATGAACCTCACACCGCCTACACTGCAACTCCCAGGCAGCCGTCTAAAGACAGCTTTGAATGCAAGGGATCTGGATTTGGAACTGGAATTGCTTGGGTTGGAAAGTATCCGCACGCAACAGCAGCAGAGGCAGCAACTGATAGACGAGATGGCTGGTCTCGCTTCACCATCCCATTGGAATAACAATAGGATTGGGGACTTGAAGCCAACTAATCTTGACGATGTTTTTGGATCTCTCGATCCATCCTTCTTGTCTCATTTGCAGTGTCTCTCACCTAAAGTTCCTGCATCTTCGAGCTCCCAGTTACAATCTCCAACTGGGATTCAGATGCGCCAAAATATGAACCAGCTCCGAGGGAGCTATCCTGCAAACGTTTCCTCGTCGCCAGCGAGGAAGTCATCAACGTTGGGCTTTGACTCTTCTGCAGCAGTGGCTGCAGCAGTCATGAACTCAAGGTCAGCTGCTTTTGCAAAGCGTAGCCAGAGCTTTATTGACCGTGGTGCAGGAAGCCAACGAGCTGGTCTGTCTTCTTTTTCTAATTCCCAGAACATGATGGCCTCAAAGGTATCAGATTGGGGCTCTCCTGATGGAAAGTTGGACTGGGGATTCAATGGTGATGATATCAACAAGCTAAGAAAGTCTGCATCTTTTGGTTTTCGCAATGGTAATgctgcagcagcagcagcagcaacaaaGGGGATGAGTCCAAGTGTAGATGAACCGGACGTTTCATGGGTTAATTCCTTGGTGAAAGATGTTCCCTCTACGAATGCTGGGCTCTACAGTTCGGAGCAGAAGCATGGAGGGTTTAATGACATTTTGCCATCCTGGATCGATCAATTGTACATAGAGCAAGAGCAGATGGTGGCCTGA